A genomic window from Nosocomiicoccus massiliensis includes:
- a CDS encoding phosphate ABC transporter ATP-binding protein, whose translation MMMSISFKDVSHKHILKNISGTFKKNRITTLIGPSGAGKSTTLKHINGLLSPTNGDIYIGEENIKAMDIIKLRRNVGFAFQSSPMLEGTVYDNLKFPKDLFNEAFSKDEAIEFLEKVDLTKDFIDRPVRKLSGGEKSRVALARTLVNNPDILLLDEITASVDVTVAREIERLIVKNQKEFDLTIIWVTHNLSQAKRVSDDFWYLRKGELIEFGPIEQFAHPKTDALKQFLEGEF comes from the coding sequence ATGATGATGTCTATTTCGTTTAAAGACGTATCTCATAAACATATTTTAAAAAACATTTCCGGAACGTTTAAAAAGAATCGTATTACAACATTAATCGGACCAAGTGGCGCTGGGAAATCAACGACATTAAAACATATTAACGGTCTTTTATCTCCAACTAATGGCGACATATATATTGGAGAAGAAAACATTAAAGCAATGGATATTATTAAGTTACGACGTAATGTTGGATTTGCATTTCAGTCGTCACCCATGCTTGAAGGCACTGTATATGACAACTTAAAATTTCCAAAAGATTTATTTAACGAGGCATTTTCTAAAGATGAAGCAATTGAATTTCTAGAAAAAGTCGATTTAACAAAAGACTTCATCGACCGACCCGTTCGTAAATTATCTGGTGGTGAAAAGAGTCGTGTCGCACTAGCACGTACGCTCGTAAATAATCCTGATATCTTACTTCTCGATGAAATCACGGCGAGTGTCGATGTGACTGTCGCTCGAGAAATCGAACGACTAATCGTAAAAAATCAAAAAGAGTTTGATTTAACAATTATTTGGGTGACGCATAATCTCTCACAAGCAAAGCGTGTGTCCGATGACTTTTGGTATTTAAGAAAGGGCGAGTTAATTGAGTTTGGACCAATTGAACAGTTCGCTCATCCTAAAACTGATGCTTTAAAACAATTTTTAGAGGGGGAATTTTAA
- a CDS encoding DUF72 domain-containing protein, translated as MIYIGLTGWGYHDSIYTDVTKVNQKLETYAGTFPVVEVDSTYYAILQQSTIEKWCRETPEDFKFIVKTHQFMTGHGDFRTSYSNINELYKDYKEMLQPMVNHGKLAYILMQFPPWYECNEKNINYVRLAKKMLHPLKVAVEFRHASWFTDDKKEQTLQFLHDNRLIHTIVDAPQIVEGTVPFVSRVTDDIGFIRLHGRNAHGWMQMNRTREEWRNVRYLYNYNREELEALKKHIEILSFKTKDIYVIFNNNSGGHAAGNAETLIDMLGIKYKTLAPKQLKLF; from the coding sequence ATGATTTATATCGGATTAACTGGATGGGGCTATCACGATTCAATTTATACTGATGTCACAAAAGTGAATCAAAAACTTGAGACATACGCCGGTACATTTCCAGTCGTTGAAGTCGATTCGACATATTATGCAATATTACAACAATCGACGATTGAAAAGTGGTGCCGTGAAACACCAGAAGATTTTAAGTTTATCGTCAAAACACACCAGTTTATGACAGGTCATGGTGACTTTAGAACATCTTATTCAAACATAAATGAATTATATAAAGACTATAAAGAAATGTTACAACCTATGGTGAATCATGGCAAACTTGCTTATATATTAATGCAGTTTCCACCTTGGTATGAATGCAATGAGAAAAACATTAACTACGTTCGACTCGCTAAAAAGATGCTTCACCCGTTAAAAGTTGCGGTTGAATTTCGTCATGCGTCTTGGTTTACTGATGACAAAAAAGAACAAACGCTACAATTTCTCCACGATAATCGTCTCATCCATACGATTGTCGATGCCCCTCAAATTGTTGAGGGGACGGTTCCATTTGTCAGTCGTGTGACTGATGATATCGGGTTTATTCGTCTTCACGGTAGAAATGCACACGGATGGATGCAGATGAACCGAACGAGAGAAGAGTGGCGAAATGTGCGTTACTTATATAATTATAACCGAGAAGAACTTGAAGCACTGAAAAAACATATAGAAATTTTATCGTTTAAAACAAAAGATATTTACGTTATTTTCAACAATAACTCTGGTGGACATGCTGCCGGGAACGCAGAAACCTTAATCGATATGCTCGGTATTAAATATAAAACTCTCGCTCCAAAACAACTCAAACTATTTTAA
- a CDS encoding sulfite exporter TauE/SafE family protein produces MILTIIILICIGLFSSILGALVGMGGGVIIVPALVFFGIKLGMIEGMTPQLAIGTSSMILVITGFSAMVQYNKSNQVDRYSGSIFLIGLVPGAFVGSYASASLTLDSFNLYFGSFLIIISIILMVRDKIPPLKVFQNPKYLRPHIDADGVVHQYGFPVWIAVAITFLVGFTTGLFGIGGGVLMTPLMIIVFRIPPTIAIGTSMMLIFFSSFSSAIGHALQSHVQYFSLIFLAVSSYFGARIGVKLASRFTSDGLVKILRTVLLLIGLYLILEAIL; encoded by the coding sequence ATGATCTTAACAATAATTATATTAATATGTATCGGATTATTCTCCTCAATTTTAGGTGCACTCGTCGGAATGGGTGGTGGGGTCATCATCGTTCCAGCACTCGTATTTTTCGGTATTAAACTCGGTATGATCGAAGGTATGACACCGCAACTTGCGATCGGAACGTCGAGTATGATTTTAGTCATTACGGGATTCTCTGCGATGGTTCAGTATAACAAAAGTAACCAAGTTGACAGATATAGCGGCTCTATTTTTTTAATCGGTCTCGTACCTGGTGCGTTCGTCGGATCATATGCGAGCGCGTCTTTAACTCTAGATTCATTTAATTTATACTTCGGATCATTTTTAATCATCATTAGTATTATACTGATGGTGCGAGATAAAATACCGCCTTTAAAAGTGTTTCAAAACCCTAAATACTTAAGACCGCATATCGATGCTGATGGGGTTGTTCATCAGTATGGATTCCCGGTATGGATTGCGGTAGCGATCACTTTCTTAGTTGGATTTACCACAGGGTTATTTGGAATCGGTGGGGGCGTACTGATGACGCCGTTAATGATTATCGTCTTTAGAATTCCACCGACGATTGCGATCGGAACGTCGATGATGTTAATATTCTTTTCGAGTTTTTCAAGTGCAATCGGGCACGCATTACAATCTCACGTTCAATATTTCTCGCTTATATTTTTAGCGGTGAGTTCGTATTTTGGAGCGAGAATTGGTGTAAAGTTAGCCAGTCGATTTACGAGTGATGGTTTAGTCAAAATACTTCGCACAGTGCT